TGGCACCATCGGTCGGGCCATCGCCCAGACCCTGGCCGCTGAGGGCTGGACGCTGGCTTTACATTATAACCGGGGCGAGGAAGCTGCCCGGGAATTGGCCCGCTCGCTGCAAACTCAGGGGCAGCGGGCCGAAATCTTTGCCGCTGATTTGCGGAACCAGGCAGCCATCCTGCAAATGGTACTGAATATCCGGGAACAGCTGGGACCCATCACCGCTCTCATCAACAATGCCGGGGTTGCCCGAGATGCCCTGCTGCACAAAATGGAGCTAGCCCAGTGGCAGGAGGTGCTGGATGTTCATCTCAACGCTGCTTATTTCCTTTGCCAGCAAGTACTGCCTGACATGTTTTCCGGCAACTTCGGTCGCATTATCAATATCGCTT
Above is a window of Carboxydocella sporoproducens DSM 16521 DNA encoding:
- the fabG gene encoding 3-oxoacyl-ACP reductase FabG, encoding MKVALVTGASGTIGRAIAQTLAAEGWTLALHYNRGEEAARELARSLQTQGQRAEIFAADLRNQAAILQMVLNIREQLGPITALINNAGVARDALLHKMELAQWQEVLDVHLNAAYFLCQQVLPDMFSGNFGRIINIASIVGQQGRRGQANYAAAKAALFALTKSLALETAQYQISVNAICPPFVLSEMSQAAYERYKERILSSIPRGFPGQGQDVANLTAFLCRPENGYITGQIFNADCRPTTW